The following are encoded together in the Bos mutus isolate GX-2022 chromosome 3, NWIPB_WYAK_1.1, whole genome shotgun sequence genome:
- the KCNA10 gene encoding potassium voltage-gated channel subfamily A member 10, protein MDVCGWKEMEVALVNFDNSDEIQEEPGYATDFDPTTPKGWPGSSPFSNWKTLINDSTSHETVFSKLPGDYIDSPGPETVVLNEGNQRVIINIAGLRFETQLRTLNQFPETLLGDREKRMQFFDSMRNEYFFDRNRPSFDGILYYYQSGGKIRRPANVPIDVFADEISFYELGSEAMDQFREDEGFIKDPETLLPTNDIHRQFWLLFEYPESSSAARGVAVVSVLVVIISITIFCLETLPEFREDRELKVVRDPSLNMSKTVLSHTMFTDPFFMVESTCIVWFTFELVLRFMVCPSKTDFFRNIMNIIDIISIIPYFATLITELVQETEPSAQQNMSLAILRIIRLVRVFRIFKLSRHSKGLQILGQTLKASMRELGLLIFFLFIGVILFSSAVYFAEVDEPESHFSSIPDGFWWAVVTMTTVGYGDMCPTTPGGKIVGTLCAIAGVLTIALPVPVIVSNFNYFYHRETENEEKQSIPGEINKLLNSAGSRMGSTDSLSKTNGSCSAEKSRK, encoded by the coding sequence ATGGATGTGTGTGGCTGGAAAGAAATGGAGGTTGCTCTGGTCAACTTTGATAACTCAGATGAAATCCAGGAAGAGCCAGGCTATGCCACAGACTTTGACCCAACCACCCCAAAAGGCTGGCCTGGGAGCAGCCCCTTCTCCAACTGGAAGACCCTCATCAACGACAGCACCAGCCATGAGACGGTCTTCTCCAAGCTCCCAGGAGACTACATTGATTCCCCAGGGCCTGAGACGGTGGTCTTAAATGAAGGAAACCAGCGGGTGATCATCAACATTGCTGGCCTGAGGTTCGAGACCCAGCTCAGAACCCTCAATCAGTTCCCAGAGACCCTCCTGGGAGACCGGGAGAAAAGGATGCAGTTCTTTGACTCCATGAGAAATGAGTATTTCTTTGACAGGAACCGGCCTAGTTTTGACGGGATCCTATACTATTACCAATCTGGTGGGAAGATCCGGCGCCCGGCCAATGTCCCTATCGACGTCTTTGCAGACGAGATCTCCTTCTATGAGCTGGGCAGTGAGGCCATGGACCAGTTCCGAGAGGATGAAGGCTTCATCAAAGATCCTGAAACATTGCTCCCCACCAATGACATCCACCGGCAGTTCTGGCTCCTCTTCGAGTACCCTGAGAGCTCCAGTGCCGCCCGTGGTGTGGCTGTGGTCTCCGTCTTGGTCGTGATCATCTCCATCACCATCTTCTGCCTGGAGACCCTTCCTGAGTTCCGAGAGGATAGGGAGCTGAAGGTGGTGAGAGACCCCAGCCTCAACATGAGCAAAACAGTCCTCTCCCACACCATGTTCACTGACCCGTTCTTCATGGTGGAGTCCACCTGCATCGTGTGGTTCACCTTTGAACTGGTGCTCCGGTTCATGGTCTGCCCCAGCAAGACTGACTTCTTCAGGAACATCATGAACATCATCGACATCATCTCCATCATCCCCTACTTTGCAACCCTCATCACGGAGCTGGTCCAGGAGACAGAGCCGAGTGCCCAGCAGAACATGTCCCTGGCCATCCTGAGGATCATCCGCCTTGTGAGGGTCTTCCGCATCTTCAAGCTCTCCCGCCACTCCAAGGGGCTGCAGATCCTGGGGCAGACACTGAAGGCTTCCATGCGGGAGCTGGGGCTgctcatcttcttcctcttcatcGGCGTCATCCTTTTCTCCAGCGCAGTCTACTTTGCCGAGGTGGATGAGCCAGAGTCCCATTTCTCTAGCATTCCTGATGGCTTCTGGTGGGCGGTGGTCACCATGACAACTGTGGGCTATGGGGACATGTGCCCAACCACCCCAGGGGGAAAAATCGTGGGCACTCTGTGTGCCATTGCAGGGGTCCTCACCATTGCCCTCCCTGTGCCTGTTATTGTCTCCAACTTTAACTACTTCTACCATCGGGAGACTGAGAATGAGGAGAAGCAGAGCATCCCAGGAGAAATCAACAAACTCCTCAACAGTGCAGGCTCAAGAATGGGCAGCACAGACTCTCTTAGCAAGACCAACGGTAGCTGCTCTGCAGAGAAGTCCAGGAAGTAA